The genomic window CGAAGGATTGTGCGCTTTGAATATCGGAATTAGTATTAATGATGATTCTTTTAACGAAGAAGTTGCAGAGATGAGCGTTTTTCCAAATCCGTTCAAACCCGAAAAGCATGACTTCATCTATTTTCAAGTAACTCCCGATAAAAAACTTCCAGCCGGAAACAATAAATTATTTATTTATTCCTTTGCCGGTGATCTAATTGCAGAGATTGAAGAGTCCGACCATCTGCGATTTTTCTGGGATGGTAAAAACGGTGGAAAAGAAGCTGCCGGTGGAGTATATTTTTATGTTGTTTCATCGGAATATAAGAAGGACTATCTTGTTGGTAAATTTGCGATAGTAAGATAAATTTCGGCACGGAGTGGTCCGTGCCGACTCTGGCAATTCATTACGGAATGGTCCGTAACGGCTTCGAGATTGAGGTGTCATGGACCACTCCGTGACATAAATTATAAACATGTTAACAACTACCGATATATCAAAGAGAATTATAGCTATTCTTTTTCGTGTTTTTCCGTGTGTTTGGTGGTAAAAAATATTTAATATGAAAAATAAAAAAGAAAAGAAAATTATCACCCGGATTTTTTCGGCAGAAATTGGTAAATCACTAGAATTGCCATTAATAAAAACAAAGATCAAAGCAGGATTTCCGTCGCCGGCAAGCGATTATGTAGAATCCACTTTAGATCTGAACGAACATCTCATCCAGCATCCATCTGCAACATTTTTTTTGCGAGTCGAAGGAAATTCTATGATAAATGCCGGAATACGTTCAGGAGATCTGCTTGTGGTGGATCGAGCTGTGCAAGTAGATTCAAACAATATCATTATTGCCTCAATTGACGAAGAATTAACCGTCAAGCGAATGAAAGTAAAGAAAGGCAAATATTATCTGATTCCTGAAAATGATGAATTTAATCCAATCGAAGTAACACCAGAAATGGAATTTTCAGTCTGGGGTGTGGTAACACACGTAATTCATCGGGTTTGAATAATGGGAAAAGGGAGATGGNNNNNNNNNNNNNNNNNNNNNNNNNNNNNNNNNNNNNNNNNNNNNNNNNNNNNNNNNNNNNNNNNNNNNNNNNNNNNNNNNNNNNNNNNNNNNNNNNNNNACGGACAGACTCGAATTAGTGTCCATCCGTAAAGTACTCTTTTCGAGACGTAACGGACAACTCCGTTTGAAGAGTCGGCACGGACCATTCCGTGCCGAATTAAAAAGTTATATATTAAGTTAGTTTACGTTATGTTTGTGAGCTGGAAAATCTTAAGTCAATCTGCCAGCTGGCGGATTAACTCAAGATTTCACTTAACGGACAGACTCGAATTAGTGGTTTATAAAAATGAAACACATCATCGCCTTAGCCGATTGCAATAATTTCTACGCTTCTTGCGAGCGAGTTTTTAAGCCTGAGTTAGAAGGAAAACCTATCGTGATTTTATCAAATAATGATGGCTGTATCATTGCCCGTTCGAATGAGGCAAAAGCTGTGGGAATTCCTTTCAGAAAACCTTTTTTCAAGTGTCGGGAATTAATTGAGAAACATCAGGTTTTTGTTTTTTCCTC from Candidatus Cloacimonadota bacterium includes these protein-coding regions:
- the umuD gene encoding translesion error-prone DNA polymerase V autoproteolytic subunit, producing MKNKKEKKIITRIFSAEIGKSLELPLIKTKIKAGFPSPASDYVESTLDLNEHLIQHPSATFFLRVEGNSMINAGIRSGDLLVVDRAVQVDSNNIIIASIDEELTVKRMKVKKGKYYLIPENDEFNPIEVTPEMEFSVWGVVTHVIHRV